In Coccidioides posadasii str. Silveira chromosome 4, complete sequence, one genomic interval encodes:
- a CDS encoding mitochondrial 54S ribosomal protein mL67 (EggNog:ENOG410PRSN~COG:S~BUSCO:9006at33183): MATTAAAAATKAPKTIQLLDPTTLATSRAVRYPPSNGKPIQGKVRFPNSKAAKHYREQESIRLRKALQHVTHGKNIFAYNNLRTNQVIYSLSRTLERQNVLSQLIYHGKKTVPATLRKDMWIPYFSLHFPSSSLGLSAYKMLREFAVQRQLAPEEESITNTEETLSRKRPRDPLEAKKWDEIWKPRIGQIMMKKDRARVLMDQKATSVADVATVLAMQEQKIKELEEEGKVYEKMSDKEKKKSLSHKARKRLFHARVREKAVEEKVRERIATLERALSKKGIQAKIDEGDELVDHKVADGEVKILWTDLQDAQFAENWPESVRHGELEPVREHIMGSKLKAGDVEAVAEIQSTAAESGATAESQPTEQGKTEEPAKKGLSRLKFWS, from the exons ATGGCTACCACAGCCGCCGCTGCGGCCACAAAGGCACCAAAGACGATCCAATTGCTTGACCCGACGACGCTTGCGACTTCACGAGCAGTGCGATACCCGCCCTCAAATGGCAAACCGATTCAAGGAAAAGTCCGATTTCCCAATTCCAAGGCCGCCAAACATTACCGCGAGCAGGAATCTATAAGATTGAGGAAGGCGCTGCAACATGTTACGCATGGGAAGAATATATTTGCCTATAACAACCTACGGACGAACCAGGTCATCTATTCGCTTTCGCGGACACTAGAA CGCCAAAATGTATTGTCTCAACTGATATACCACGGCAAAAAGACCGTTCCCGCAACTCTCCGCAAAGACATGTGGATACCCTACTTCTCCCTCCATTTCCCTTCCTCATCCCTCGGCCTATCAGCTTATAAGATGCTTCGAGAATTCGCCGTTCAGCGCCAACTTGCTCCTGAGGAGGAGTCCATCACCAACACCGAAGAGACACTTTCTCGCAAGCGGCCGCGGGATCCGCTTGAAGCGAAGAAATGGGATGAAATCTGGAAACCGAGAATAGGGCAGATAATGATGAAGAAGGACCGTGCGCGGGTGCTTATGGACCAAAAAGCCACGAGTGTCGCTGATGTAGCCACAGTGCTGGCCATGCAGGAACAAAAGATAAAGGAAttggaagaagaaggaaaggtATACGAGAAGATGTCCgacaaagagaaaaagaagagtcTCAGCCACAAGGCCAGAAAGAGATTATTTCACGCCCGGGTAAGAGAGAAGGCCGTCGAAGAGAAAGTGCGAGAGCGTATTGCCACGTTAGAACGAGCATTATCGAAGAAGGGTATCCAGGCTAAGATCGATGAGGGCGACGAATTAGTAGATCATAAGGTCGCCGATGGAGAGGTCAAGATTCTATGGACAGACCTTCAGGACGCGCAATTTGCGGAGAATTGGCCTGAATCGGTGCGCCACGGTGAGTTGGAGCCAGTAAGGGAGCACATCATGGGATCCAAGTTGAAAGCCGGGGATGTTGAAGCTGTAGCGGAGATTCAATCCACCGCCGCCGAATCCGGCGCAACGGCTGAAAGCCAGCCTACTGAGCAGGGCAAGACAGAAGAGCCGGCCAAGAAGGGCCTCAGCCGCCTAAAGTTCTGGAGCTGA
- a CDS encoding uncharacterized protein (EggNog:ENOG410PH4G~COG:S~TransMembrane:1 (o441-461i)~BUSCO:4986at33183) → MDCQQEKKDRPWLLPSNRKLRNLQGISVRNLLVTPPPATRSRGKTIDDDSVPNTLQTPAKILASKEARTVHHSRSVTDLNRIASCRDAGDTRAARGEDGKQHRTQGPTNRRRSTFPWSGADPGVRQARLEDITARRMADTWFSLHCPGIERPVYVSEVIERAMNPTFKSFDLSSSGPLVSRADNAVVNLWAKPADSAEYFLLLEFKVQFRALQYIGKTLESFRHPLPLNCVIFHFVDGLYTVLTDIAPSEPSTLPRSQGKTRSEGGSSPIASYDTLMRLVNLDDCLQDALATRDKLEVQISSVLEENKAYLDILNQKAQAEERLASIKKSVALEKKRLQQSLKQKESLIASINARKAAMQQGRESQEKTLSYLQEAEATKTSSEKLLQRTRDESTGQIRRICEDLSSIYPIEPIPGKALAFTILGIPLPNSNFENIDKESVAAALGFTAHLVYLLSFYLSVPLPYPIQPYSSNSFIQDPISVGITQRTFPLYPVNAHYRFEYGVFLLNKDIEYLLSRQGLRVLDIRQTLPNLKYLLYLLTSATSELPARKAGGVRGLLAPRALTPDLSRRQSTESVASGDSSLNQKRVWQGGGGPAILINGGGMPKGRHGDDEDQRSVTTMTKATASGIGG, encoded by the exons ATGGATTGCCagcaggaaaaaaaggatCGGCCATGGCTTCTTCCATCA AACCGCAAGCTACGGAATCTACAAGGCATCTCTGTTCGCAATCTCTTAGTCACTCCGCCGCCCGCAACGAGATCTCGCGGAAAGACAATTGACGACGATAGCGTCCCAAATACATTACAGACGCCTGCAAAAATCCTCGCGAGCAAGGAAGCCCGGACCGTGCATCATTCGCGATCCGTTACGGATCTAAATCGCATCGCGTCGTGCAGAGATGCCGGTGACACCAGAGCAGCCAGAGGCGAGGATGGAAAGCAGCACAGGACGCAAGGCCCTACGAATCGACGACGAAGCACATTTCCATGGTCGGGCGCCGACCCCGGGGTAAGGCAGGCACGGCTCGAGGATATTACTGCGAGGAGAATGGCCGATACCTGGTTTTCCTTGCATTGCCCTGGCATTGAGCGACCCGTCTATGTGAGCGAAGTTATTGAAAGAGCGATGAATCCCACTTTCAAGAGTTTTGACTTGTCTTCTTCTGGCCCTCTCGTGTCTCGCGCGGACAATGCAGTGGTGAATCTGTGGGCAAAGCCGGCAGACTCGGCTGAGTACTTCCTGCTTTTGGAGTTTAAGGTGCAGTTTAGGGCGCTTCAATATATAGGGAAGACTCTCGAGAGCTTTCGTCACCCGTTGCCGTTGAACTGTGTTATCTTCCATTTTGTCGATGGCCTTTACACTGTTTTGACGGACATTGCTCCGAGCGAGCCGTCCACTTTACCTCGGTCACAGGGCAAGACACGGTCAGAGGGGGGTAGTTCCCCCATTGCCTCCTACGATACTTTGATGCGGCTGGTGAACCTTGACGACTGCCTCCAGGATGCCCTAGCGACACGGGATAAGCTCGAGGTTCAGATCAGTTCTGTGTTAGAGGAGAATAAGGCGTACCTGGATATTCTCAATCAAAAGGCccaagctgaagaaagaCTGGCGTCAATCAAGAAGTCCGTGGCActggaaaagaagagattgcaGCAGTCCttgaaacaaaaggaaagTCTCATTGCAAGCATTAATGCGAGAAAAGCGGCTATGCAGCAGGGCCGTGAGAGCCAGGAGAAAACTTTGTCGTATCTCCAGGAAGCCGAGGCTACAAAGACATCCAGCGAGAAGCTCTTGCAGAGAACCAGAGATGAATCAACCGGGCAAATACGACGTATCTGCGAAGATTTGAGTTCCATTTACCCCATCGAGCCCATTCCCGGGAAAGCTCTCGCTTTTACGATTCTGGGGATTCCATTGCCAAATTCTAATTTTGAGAACATCGACAAGGAATCCGTGGCAGCAGCTCTTGGATTCACGGCGCACTTGGTCTATCTCCTCTCGTTTTATCTTTCCGTCCCGCTTCCTTACCCTATCCAGCCGTATTCCTCGAATTCCTTCATCCAAGACCCCATATCCGTTGGTATTACGCAGCGGACATTTCCGCTATATCCTGTGAATGCGCACTATCGATTTGAATACGGGGTGTTTCTACTGAACAAAGATATCGAATACCTGTTAAGCCGACAGGGCCTTCGAGTGCTGGATATTCGACAGACACTCCCCAACCTCAAATATCTCCTCTACCTCCTGACATCCGCCACAAGCGAGCTCCCCGCAAGAAAGGCTGGTGGAGTGCGTGGGCTTCTCGCCCCAAGAGCGTTGACCCCCGACCTATCACGGCGACAAAGCACCGAAAGTGTGGCTAGTGGCGATTCCAGTCTTAATCAAAAAAGAGTTTGGCAAGGTGGTGGTGGTCCAGCGATTCTGATTAACGGCGGCGGGATGCCGAAGGGCCGACACGGAGACGATGAGGATCAACGTTCGGTAACGACGATGACGAAGGCTACTGCGAGTGGAATTGGAGGGTAG
- a CDS encoding uncharacterized protein (EggNog:ENOG410PJRC~COG:K~BUSCO:1034at33183), with protein MDGIRMAARPAATPAPDLTANPPFSPHRSPSPPPQHRRGYQACDPCRKRKVKCDLGSVDNPRPPPCVRCRRESKRCEFSATRRKRKVSDDDDKSNVLRRDKRMMSADGALPPDDATNNTKVNGVTSHLRGAVPPPPYEPDVRPSGQRQWGDSPSAHPHRISLPSSQPYPAPTSVPSDQYHHPLPRFSSFSGHVRPILTGVLDSGQHVMNKTAAELLSPAISNTHDALHLLSEAAGRTEDLNRQHMEYGYGVRHSSTSTFNSSASPMNQAGTPGGKASRSNSSTQQGAPMGWYQQNKDSNTTDPLVEGHEVVIPSPPRPLEDVEYANARRAWSRLRFVRAGWFSVDEAMAYIAYYYEHLAPLSPIVIQNFSSPATHVTLLTEEPVLTVTMLTIASRHMKLSGNGANSRAYSIHEKLWSYLRGMIERLIWGQEKFGSSGLPSAKPRQFNLSTSFFGQQSKLNGNLRSLGTVEALLLLTDWHPRALHFPPGDDENTLLDTDPQLLTQVSGTKEEEGYSENKDHGSSSEGRLAFYKWLEPVWRSDRMSWMLLSTAQALAFELGVFDQKNELKGGNECSAEHVRKRRVRRLILVYVSQSSGRLGIPSMLPLPQWSLSTEPVCADNPNSREAKEEFSVDLMQDCWLDISKIMYNSNQVLFPSKEYTTNLIKTGQYRDRIAEFIPSLREFKQKCDRLPMSQDMRLILTIEYEYTRLYVNCLALQAVVDRWTTMSNEGSSNMGQNQSSGTATGQNSNSGTVPLRVLMDQYEVNEPYIQEVVDASRKILQTVLEGLVPGDRLKHAPVRTFFRILSGMIFILKTFTLGAKEDDVRISLELQDRTIESLRTCIVDDVHLSVTIADLLQLLTSNIRTRFLRFAPFDRVDCSSRERTPLPASRQQSPQARDSQSDIRWQTNPLGQGTGNFQFDNSNHSSSAPSTTNDPLASIPAQPINSSNINVSFMPPPPSVYYNYYDHSTSPKMEVDDPTIAPQSISTSGPGSNSNTMSDWFALPLDQFFNSSTAGVDQGLGGTGPMVGEFDMLEVLLKDQYTDSGAGGSGGGGAGGGGGGAGNSGSGGAGGSNGAGLSSQFL; from the exons ATGGATGGGATCAGAATGGCAGCCCGACCTGCTGCAACTCCAGCTCCT GACCTGACGGCAAACCCTCCCTTCTCCCCGCATCGATCTCCGTCCCCGCCGCCACAACACCGCCGGGGATATCAGGCTTGCGACCCGTGCCGGAAACGTAAAGTCAAATGCGATCTCGGGA GTGTCGACAACCCCCGCCCACCACCATGCGTCCGCTGTCGTCGCGAGAGCAAACGCTGCGAGTTCTCAGCCACCAGGCGCAAGCGCAAGGTGTCGGATGACGATGACAAGTCAAACGTCCTCCGCAGGGACAAGCGGATGATGTCTGCTGATGGCGCCCTGCCGCCCGACGACGCGACGAATAATACCAAGGTTAACGGCGTTACATCCCATCTCAGAGGTGCCGTACCACCACCACCCTACGAGCCCGATGTCAGGCCATCTGGTCAGCGCCAGTGGGGTGATTCCCCCTCCGCCCATCCCCATCGAATCTCTCTTCCAAGTAGTCAACCATACCCCGCTCCGACCTCTGTCCCGTCCGATCAATATCACCATCCTCTTCCTCGCTTCTCCAGCTTCTCTGGTCACGTACGCCCTATCCTGACGGGCGTGCTGGACAGCGGGCAGCACGTAATGAACAAGACTGCCGCTGAGCTGCTGTCACCGGCGATCAGCAACACCCATGATGCACTCCACCTGCTCTCTGAAGCCGCTGGGAGGACGGAGGACTTGAACCGGCAACACATGGAGTACGGCTACGGTGTTCGCCATTCCTCCACGTCGACGTTCAACTCGTCTGCCTCTCCGATGAACCAGGCTGGGACCCCCGGCGGCAAGGCTAGCAGGTCAAACTCCAGCACCCAGCAGGGTGCCCCCATGGGGTGGTACCAGCAAAACAAAGATTCAAACACTACCGATCCTCTCGTCGAAGGGCATGAGGTTGTTATTCCTAGTCCACCCAGACCGCTCGAGGATGTCGAGTATGCTAATGCTCGACGAGCGTGGTCGCGCCTTCGATTCGTCCGAGCAGGATGGTTCAGTGTGGACGAAGCGATGGCGTACATTGCATA CTACTATGAACACCTTGCTCCGCTCAGCCCAATTGTCATCCAGAACTTTAGCTCTCCAGCGACCCATGTAACTCTCCTGACCGAGGAACCGGTCTTGACTGTGACTATGCTTACAATAGCTTCTCGTCATATGAAGCTATCTGGTAATGGCGCTAATTCTAGAGCATATTCTATCCACGAGAAGCTGTGGTCATATCTTCGAGGTATGATTGAACGGCTTATCTGGGGACAAGAGAAGTTTGGCTCAAGTGGCCTGCCATCCGCGAAGCCTCGTCAATTCAATCTATCCACATCCTTCTTTGGTCAACAGTCCAAACTAAATGGCAATCTACGGTCTCTGGGGACCGTGGAGGCGCTCCTCCTTCTCACAGATTGGCACCCGCGTGCTCTACATTTCCCTCCAGGAGACGATGAGAATACCCTGCTTGATACAGATCCTCAACTGCTTACTCAAGTCAGTGGCActaaggaagaagaaggttATTCTGAAAACAAAGACCACGGTAGCAGCTCCGAAGGCCGCCTTGCGTTTTATAAATGGCTGGAGCCCGTATGGCGTTCGGACCGCATGTCGTGGATGTTATTGAGTACGGCCCAGGCTCTGGCGTTTGAGCTTGGTGTGTTCGATCAAAAGAATGAGCTCAAGGGCGGCAACGAGTGTTCGGCTGAACATGTGAGAAAACGTCGTGTGCGCCGGTTAATACTTGTTTATGTTTCACAGAGCAGTGGGAGGCTAGGTATTCCGTCAATGTTGCCTCTACCGCAATGGAGCTTGAGCACGGAACCAGTTTGTGCGGATAACCCGAACTCGCGAGAGGCGAAGGAGGAGTTCTCTGTGGACTTGATGCAGGATTGCTGGCTGGACATCTCTAAAATAATGTACAACAGCAACCAGGTGCTCTTCCCGTCTAAGGAGTACACGACGAATTTGATCAAAACAGGTCAGTATCGGGACAGGATAGCCGAATTCATCCCGTCTCTTAGGGAATTCAAGCAGAAGTGTGATCGGTTGCCGA TGTCTCAGGATATGCGTCTCATATTGACAATCGAGTACGAATATACCC GATTGTATGTGAACTGCTTGGCGCTGCAAGCTGTGGTCGATCGTTGGACGACCATGTCCAACGAGGGTTCTTCCAACATGGGCCAAAACCAGTCCAGCGGGACAGCTACTGGGCAGAACTCAAATTCAGGAACCGTTCCCTTACGTGTTCTCATGGATCAGTATGAAGTCAACGAGCCGTACATTCAGGAGGTGGTGGATGCCTCTCGAAAGATATTGCAGACAGTGCTGGAAGGCTTGGTTCCTGGGGACCGCTTGAAGCATGCACCCGTCCGAACATTCTTTAGGATACTTTCTGGAATGATCTTTATTTTGAAG ACATTTACTTTGGGTGCAAAAGAAGACGACGTGAGAATATCACTCGAACTTCAAGACCGCACCATCGAATCCTTACGAACCTGTATAGTGGACGATGTCCACCTAAGTGTAACCATAGCAGATCTTCTTCAGCTGCTTACGTCGAACATCCGAACGAGGTTTTTGCGGTTCGCACCTTTTGACCGCGTGGATTGCAGCAGTCGAGAACGCACCCCTCTACCAGCTTCCCGACAGCAGTCCCCGCAAGCGCGCGACAGCCAGAGCGACATCCGCTGGCAGACGAACCCTCTAGGCCAAGGCACAGGAAACTTCCAATTCGACAACTCCAACCACAGCAGCTCCGCGCCATCCACCACCAACGATCCACTCGCCAGCATCCCCGCACAACCGATCAATTCCTCCAACATTAACGTATCCTTTATGCCACCTCCACCGTCCGTCTACTATAACTACTACGACCACAGCACTTCTCCGAAGATGGAAGTCGACGACCCAACGATAGCTCCGCAGTCGATCAGCACCAGCGGGCCAGGATCGAATTCGAATACCATGTCTGATTGGTTTGCCTTGCCTCTTGACCAGTTCTTCAACAGTTCTACGGCTGGCGTTGACCAGGGACTCGGCGGTACCGGGCCCATGGTCGGCGAGTTCGACATGTTGGAAGTGTTGCTGAAAGACCAGTATACCGACAGCGGCGCCGGTGGTAGCGGTggtggaggagcaggaggggGCGGTGGCGGTGCTGGCAACAGTGGCTCCGGCGGAGCTGGCGGTTCGAACGGCGCCGGACTGTCGTCTCAATTTCTTTGA
- a CDS encoding uncharacterized protein (EggNog:ENOG410PK7P~COG:S): MEVLFFVYNPKTLTMATQELINSISAASNVPTAELKEEERVALLAACAKLKSKLETPREATFQFLFAPHQSVALRLAVDMGLFDASAKLSADRADVRLDDLAFLAGVDPLLVRRVMRFLVGMGIFSEKGEGVYTPLRLAKLYVTASPLAQGIIHITSQNEVVSAFPSYFSSKGYKNPDDAYDGVFQFARKTNLHCFDWLATKPRLQHAFNSVLSISRTAQGTHWFEYFPVLTKLQLGSTSDPLLVDIGGGRGHDLIAFKEQYPDLPGELILQDIPAVLKDVNELPAGIQAMEHDFFSPQPVKHAKAYYLSNILHDWPETQALKILEHIKNAMGPDSILLVSENVIPETGVTLLSASIDFMMMANFSALERTKKQFESLLDRAGFTLVGSWAPPNLAEGEDRRLLEAVLTG; this comes from the exons ATGGaggttttgttttttgtttaCAACCCGAAGACATTGACGATGGCCACTCAAGAGCTTATCAATTCCATCAGCGCTGCCTCCAATGTGCCCACCGCAGAGCTCAAGGAGGAGGAGCGTGTAGCTCTCCTCGCCGCCTGCGCGAAACTCAAATCGAAGTTGGAGACTCCTCGCGAGGCAACATTCCAGTTTTTATTTGCT CCTCATCAATCAGTGGCCCTTAGGTTGGCAGTGGATATGGGCCTGTTCGATGCTTCTGCTAAATTATCCGCCGACCGTGCAGATGTACGTCTTGATGACCTTGCCTTTTTGGCTGGTGTGGATCCGCTACTCGTTA GGCGCGTTATGAGGTTCTTAGTCGGAATGGGTATATTTAGTGAAAAGGGGGAAGGGGTATATACACCGCTGAGACTCGCGAAGCTCTATGTCACGGCTTCTCCTTTAGCACAAGGAATTATTCATAT AACGTCGCAGAACGAGGTTGTTTCGGCTTTTCCCTCCTACTTTTCTTCGAAGGGCTATAAGAACCCCGACGACGCCTACGATGGTGTCTTCCAATTCGCACGAAAGACAAACTTGCATTGTTTTGACTGGCTTGCCACAAAGCCACGGCTCCAGCATGCGTTCAACAGTGTATTGAGCATATCTCGAACGGCGCAGGGCACACATTGGTTTGAGTACTTTCCAGTCCTAACAAAACTGCAGCTGGGGTCAACTTCGGATCCGCTCCTCGTCGACattggtggtggaagaggaCACGACCTCATCGCTTTCAAAGAGCAATATCCAGACCTGCCAGGAGAACTgattcttcaagatatccCCGCTGTCCTCAAAGATGTGAACGAGTTGCCCGCTGGCATACAAGCCATGGAGCATGATTTCTTCTCCCCACAGCCCGTCAAACATGCAAAGGCTTATTACCTTTCAAACATACTTCACGATTGGCCTGAAACGCAGGCACTGAAGATACTCGAACACATCAAAAACGCGATGGGTCCAGACTCGATACTCCTCGTCAGCGAAAACGTCATCCCTGAGACGGGAGTGACACTGCTTTCGGCGTCCATAGACTTTATGATGATGGCAAATTTTTCGGCTCTAGAACGAACGAAAAAGCAGTTTGAATCTCTGTTGGATCGGGCTGGGTTTACGTTAGTTGGGTCGTGGGCGCCTCCGAACTTGGCCGAAGGTGAAGACAGAAGGCTCCTGGAGGCCGTGCTGACGGGGTGA
- a CDS encoding uncharacterized protein (EggNog:ENOG410PWAF~COG:S~BUSCO:3538at33183) yields the protein MATVNANMFNAGVRADTPPQPRSLMALPLNLVALILSYLDDVGDLSRLCRTCRVLNYMTLPQLYKNITLTSYDKIRYRDDLPEGCGSASPFSMGLNAIVTRNVASLVRSLTMRGEWREDGLDEHARVGRVTDSSMMLNIAVRAAIDKMTGLEKFSWELNTKMLETAYIGLSQLPRLTSLTVRFPSSRHPRPTTVIPGMPQLRSLKITDIDPLCYPDDISTLLLHSRKLRELKMHWSPRMREAQEPSVTLHDYFRKCIAAKSPLRLRKIALQNFYALHTDDFETALDPDMLEDVTTLNSPGVYDPSLAGMTFVESSWPPPKCPGIRSLRHDRIERKGCEFLASLENLERLYFVTPILDASDSVNSPRPAGSAQSSASMSPPSTIDPNSATANGISSVSQAAPLPVQPTNLAASISLRDAYIHTIATVNGPRLRHLLLSSRWSLPGPLIARLVRSCPNLEQLALATDISSFETLGLLIPFLRKLLAIRLLIPTGPAYSTPSPIRPQGKDTGINGPFPTANGSSADSLNARSLSEIVDLDDRIFNEAMGARLADKEIFSTLKIIGLGWKAWELGEFYSIPVTEGVSPYEWTSLSSTTDAGNGAVSSLAANAEPPHTRPNNPLPPTIEPCGPNAQLGRHWNSKQTQATPAPATNTVLGKRKQRPCSQPALPVIPPDAASYPTLNNSQRGSTSSHAIVPQDTASLLEDLGAQLSEDTRSRLMQCVQEPTTSSSGGESVLWRRKVRRVGWEVLKHWEIWGLDSQEI from the exons ATGGCTACCGTCAATGCAAACATGTTCAACGCGGGTGTCCGTGCTGACACTCCTCCGCAGCCGCGGTCCTTGATGGCCCTCCCGCTCAACCTTGTAGCTTTGATTCTGTCATAT CTTGATGATGTTGGCGACCTTTCTCGGCTGTGTCGGACGTGTCGCGTCTTGAATTATATGACCCTGCCGCAACTGTATAAAAACATCACTTTGACCTCGTACGATAAGATTCGCTATCGCGATGATCTGCCAGAGGGATGTGGCAGCGCCAGCCCTTTTTCGATGGGGCTGAATGCGATTGTCACGAGGAATGTCGCGTCGCTGGTTCGCTCTCTGACAATGCGGGGAGAGTGGAGGGAGGATGGACTGGATGAGCACGCGAGAGTGGGGAGAGTCACCGATTCCTCGATGATGCTGAATATCGCGGTTCGAGCGGCGATAGATAAGATGACTGGATTGGAAAAGTTCAG TTGGGAACTCAATACGAAAATGCTGGAGACGGCATATATTGGCCTTTCACAATTACCTAGACTGACCTCTTTAACTGTTCGATTCCCATCGAGTCGCCATCCTCGTCCCACTACCGTTATCCCTGGCATGCCTCAGCTTCGTTCGCTCAAAATCACTGACATAGATCCTCTCTGCTATCCGGACGACATATCGACGTTGTTGTTACACAGCAGGAAGCTGCGAGAGCTCAAAATGCATTGGTCACCACGAATGAGAGAGGCTCAAGAGCCTAGTGTGACCCTGCACGACTACTTTCGCAAATGCATCGCGGCGAAGTCGCCTCTGCGTCTTAGGAAAATAGCGCTCCAGAATTTCTACGCATTGCATACCGATGACTTTGAGACCGCCTTAGATCCCGATATGCTTGAAGACGTCACCACGTTGAATAGCCCCGGTGTGTATGATCCGTCTCTGGCCGGAATGACATTCGTGGAGAGTAGTTGGCCCCCGCCGAAGTGCCCTGGCATTAGGAGTCTGCGCCATGATCGCATAGAAAGAAAAGGTTGTGAGTTCCTGGCTAGTCTGgagaatttggagagattaTATTTCGTGACACCGATTCTGGACGCCTCCGATTCCGTTAATAGCCCGCGACCTGCCGGCTCAGCGCAATCCTCGGCTTCTATGAGTCCCCCTTCGACCATAGATCCCAACTCCGCTACTGCAAACGGTATCTCCTCGGTATCCCAGGCAGCGCCACTGCCCGTTCAACCAACCAATCTCGCAGCCAGCATTTCTCTTCGTGATGCATATATCCACACTATCGCTACTGTGAACGGGCCGAGGCTACGTCATCTCCTGCTTTCTTCACGATGGTCTCTCCCCGGCCCTCTAATCGCTCGCTTGGTTCGCTCTTGTCCCAATTTAGAGCAGCTCGCGCTAGCTACTGATATATCTAGCTTTGAAACTCTGGGTCTGCTAATACCATTCTTGCGGAAGCTGCTTGCTATCCGCTTGCTCATCCCAACTGGCCCTGCATACTCAACACCCAGCCCTATAAGGCCGCAAGGAAAGGATACTGGTATCAACGGCCCGTTTCCGACTGCCAATGGATCGAGTGCGGATTCTTTAAATGCAAGATCACTGTCAGAGATTGTAGATCTAGATGACCGGATTTTCAATGAGGCAATGGGAGCTCGACTAGCCGATAAGGAAATCTTTAGCACGCTAAAAATTATTGGATTAGGGTGGAAAGCCTGGGAACTGGGCGAATTCTATTCAATCCCGGTGACAGAGGGAGTAAGTCCGTATGAATGGACTTCTCTGTCAAGTACAACGGATGCGGGTAATGGCGCCGTATCTAGCCTCGCGGCGAATGCAGAGCCTCCGCATACCAGGCCCAATAATCCTCTCCCGCCAACTATAGAACCATGCGGGCCAAATGCACAGTTAGGACGCCATTGGAATTCCAAGCAAACGCAAGCGACACCGGCACCTGCCACGAATACCGTCCTAGGAAAACGCAAGCAACGTCCATGTTCCCAACCCGCGCTACCAGTCATCCCGCCGGACGCAGCGTCCTATCCCACTCTAAACAATAGCCAGAGGGGTTCCACATCTTCTCACGCCATAGTTCCTCAGGATACAGCGAGCCTGCTGGAAGACCTCGGAGCCCAACTCTCCGAGGATACGAGGTCGAGGCTCATGCAGTGCGTTCAAGAGCCAACTACGTCTTCATCCGGAGGCGAGAGTGTCCTATGGAGACGGAAAGTGCGGCGAGTAGGATGGGAAGTCCTGAAACACTGGGAAATATGGGGTTTGGATTCGCAAGAGATATGA